Part of the Aquila chrysaetos chrysaetos chromosome Z, bAquChr1.4, whole genome shotgun sequence genome is shown below.
acagggagggcaggcaggagacGCCGGTCAGGGCTGTGCCGGCAGCGCCGGCCCCTGGGAAAGTACGGGCAGGGCAGCGGGGGCCGGCAGAGCGCGCGCTGCCCGCGGCGCTCCCCGCCGCTCACGTGGGCGCCGgccgagggggcggggcctgAGCCCGAGCGCTCGCCCAATGGCGCACGACCGGGGCGGGTGGGGGGTGGCGGCCACCAGTGACCGGGAGCGGGGCGGAGGAGGGGCGGGGCACCGGCAGGGCACGCCCCCTCCCGGTGCCGGCGGGAGGGAGCGGGTCAGCGCGCGGGGCTGCGGCACCCACCGGGCGGGATCGCGGCCGGGGTCCGCACCGGCACCGAGCACCGCGGCCCCGCTCCGCACCGGGAACCCGCACCCCGTACCGGGGCCCGGCGCCGGCACACCGCTCCGCGCCGGGACCCCGGGCCGGGAccgccccggtcccggtcccggtcccggtcccggtcccggcagcgcctcccgccgcccgccggcggggTCCCGGCGGTTCCCGGGGCGGAGCGGAGGCAGGTAGGTAACGCCGGGGCCCCGCGAAGGGAGGGTGGATTCGGCGGGACCTGTTGCCGCCCGGTGCCCCGCTGAGGGCCGGGGGCTCCGCGGGTGTCCCGCTCCTCGGCGGTGCGGGGGGATTAGAGGTACCGGGGACCCCCGAAACCGGGGCTCTGCCGGGCAAAAAGCACCAGGGGGGGCCGCCCGCCCAGCCGCTCGCCCCGTTTTGGGGTGCGGGACCTGGCAGCGGGGTGCGGGCGGCAGGAGCAGCAAGTGGAGGGTGGAGAGGGGACAAGAGCAGCACCAAGGCCCCCCGGAGTCACCCGGGGgtgccccggggaggggggttTGGGCCGGGCTGAGGCGATGGGTCTCCCACTGGGGACACCTCCAGGTTGGTGGCCCTGGCAGGGAACGGCGGGGACAGCCGGGGCGTGGGGTGCTGGAAAGGTCCCCCCAAACAGCAGCTGacctgggagctgctgcagcccccagagCCCGTGGGGTCACTGCCCGCTGGCACCCCCACAGCCCACCCGGAGGGGCTCGGGCAGCTTGTCCCCTCGTGGTGATGACGGTGACTTTCTCCCTTCCAggtgcaggagggaggagaggggtccccgtgtcccccctgCTCTGCCGGAGGAGGGGAAGCCGAGAGAAAGCTCTGATCAATCCTTCCCAGCAGAGCGGTGAAGCTCAGGACACAGCTGCGAGCGGCCAAACTGCGACAGGGCGACGCCGTCCCGCTGCCTGGCTTggccccatccccatcccactgccaGCACCCCCACCGTCCCTTTTGTCCCCTGCCAATGCCGGCGGGTGAACGCTGCGCACTCAATCGCTGCGCTGGCATCCCAAGCGTGGGGCCGAGCTGCGGGACCCGCTTTTTCCCACGGGACAGTGGCGATGGGGGCTGCTCTCTCCACCGGTGCGGTCGTGGCAATTTCTTTTAACTGTGTCATTGCGTTGctcatcctcatcctcttcctcatcctctgcAAGGCCTGCAGGACCCCCTCGTGCCCCAAGAAGAGCCCGGCTTCTGATGTGGATGAGGCAAGGAACGAAGAGAAGTACCTACTGCAGCCCTGAGCTGCCTGGGGACTTGGGTACCAGGCTGTGCCGAAGGAGTCGTGCCAGCCTGGATGCCTGCACTGGGACTGGGGCACTGGACTGGGCACCACGAGAGCAGAGGGGACACCGAGCTGCTCGCAGGGGCCATGACACGGGGCACAGCCCTTCACCTGCTTGGTTTTGGTGTGTGAAGTCCCTGCGGATGCCTGCTGTCACCATGGGGATGGAGAGACAGCGGCCACAGACGTGGTACGGGGACAATCCTGCCTATCCCAGCGGCCAGCGAGCACAGCAGGAGCCCTGCCCACGAGTGCACCCCGTGTTCGGGGACAGCCTGTCGGCTCCTCCCTGGTGCTCATGGCCCGGGCCAGCGGCCACCATGTCACAGACCTGAGCAGGGCCAGCTGGGGGCTCAGAGaggggaggcagcggggctAGCACAGGCACCTCTCCCTGAGTGGGCTGGCTGGTCCATGGTGGGATGTGCCTGGGTGGACCCCAGCAGCCCTAGCcccctggcagagcagggtgctGCCGGTCCGAGTGTCTTTGGGGATGACCCTGGGGTGCCACGTGCCCCCAGCCTCAGGAGGGCATTGGCACCCatctgccccagcagccagTTTAATGAGCCACAGGAGGGTCTGCATGGTCTGTCCGTTCATCCCTGGTCTGTCTGTCAATCCTTTCCAGCATTATCACCAACACTGCTAGGCAAACAGCCCTCCTCCTCGCTGGGCACgtgtccctgcctgccctcctgcctgctcccagctgaGGCCAGCCGGTGGGGTTTGACCTGTCCACAGACAGCAGATGTGCCCTTGTTGACATTCCCATCCCTGCTGAGAGCAGCCTAGGATGGCTTTTTGCTGGGGAGATAGGAGATATGGGGATATGAGTGTGGCTGGACAAACAGCATTGAAGGGTCTACCAGCCCCATCGCTCCCCGCGGACCACAGTGGCTCTGCGGGGAGGGATGCTGGTGGTCTGGCTTGTCCCCAAGCCTAGCAGCTGCATTCCCTCACCCTGCCTGCAAGTGCTGTGGGTTTTGGAGGGTTCTGCCCTGCCCATCCTACAGCCAAGCAATCGGCAAGGTCCatgctggcacagctgctgcaATAAGGGGACAGAGGggtgggctgtgctgggagggatGCTGGCCAGGGTCCCTGCGCAGACTTGCCAGGCCTGGCAGAGCCTGTGGTCCCTCCCCTTGTCAGGTGTAGCTAACGCATCCCTTTGCAGCGTTGTTTTTACTAGACTAATAAACCAATTGTAGGACCCGAGCGGTGTCTCTGACCTCTGCCCAGCGCCTGAAAAATCTGGGGCAGGCAGTGTGTCCT
Proteins encoded:
- the ENHO gene encoding adropin → MGAALSTGAVVAISFNCVIALLILILFLILCKACRTPSCPKKSPASDVDEARNEEKYLLQP